One region of Ostrinia nubilalis chromosome 14, ilOstNubi1.1, whole genome shotgun sequence genomic DNA includes:
- the LOC135077948 gene encoding terminal uridylyltransferase Tailor-like isoform X1, whose amino-acid sequence MGSDSVVSPNELDFVGDFDSQVNHVLQTIRLTRQEVDDFRRLFIDLERCLQRIWLGKYRIHIIFYSLGANVVWCSITRAKLNCTFPGCKVMPFGSVVTGLGIKSSDVDCYVFIPEEHNNYEQDQADLVLSAKKVLRRQPLVFHQPFAITNAKVPIVKFCHVPTRRNCDVSFKSPAGVRNSKLIAFLLHLDERAQPLAILIKYWANIHGLTGTNRMSNYALTMLVLFYLQEKKIIPAVVKLQSPNNSFYVEGWNTDFKEKYIHQTENNQVLYELLGEFFQFYSSFNFKDNVISPFLGQSVRRELFKDIENTPNDFEVYKKNVYNKQVALLKIDTMICVQDPFEHNRNCTSAISSKLAETIQLHIEFASNIFHENKSKEFLRDILTKKPIISINKKKKKNKASKNEAPPIWVIGSNNENHKSISSPTNMEVPDVETCAGTSNVDDDIINHSDEINSETNNTPDSNIEPAVVVPSNSKRSLNTSLTNLYMLIKKQKKK is encoded by the exons ATGGGGTCAG ATTCAGTGGTGAGTCCAAATGAACTAGATTTTGTTGGGGATTTTGATTCCCAAGTAAATCATGTCTTACAAACGATAAGACTAACAAGACAAGAAGTTGACGACTTTAGGAGACTGTTTATTGACCTGGAAAGATGTCTACAGAGAATTTGGCTAGGTAAATATCGCATTCATATAATATTCTACTCATTAGGTGCAAATGTAGTTTGGTGTTCCATAACCAGAGCTAAATTAAATTGTACATTTCCAGGTTGTAAAGTTATGCCATTTGGTTCAGTTGTGACTGGTCTAGGAATCAAATCAAGTGATGTAGATTGCTATGTTTTCATACCAGAGGAGCATAATAATTATGAGCAGGACCAAGCAGATCTTGTGCTGTCGGCCAAGAAAGTTCTTAGAAGACAGCCATTGGTGTTCCATCAGCCATTTGCAATCACAAATGCGAAAGTTCCAATAGTGAAGTTTTGTCACGTGCCAACTCGCCGCAACTGCGATGTCAGTTTTAAAAGCCCTGCTGGTGTGAGGAATAGCAAGCTAATAGCATTCTTGCTGCACTTAGATGAAAGAGCACAGCCGTTAGCAATATTAATCAAGTACTGGGCGAATATCCATGGCTTAACAGGAACAAACCGAATGTCAAATTATGCCTTGACAATGTTAGTGCTTTTCTACTTGCAAGAGAAAAAGATTATACCTGCTGTTGTAAAACTGCAGAGTCCCAACAATTCATTTTACGTTGAAGGCTGGAATActgattttaaagaaaaatatattcaCCAAACTGAAAACAATCAGGTTCTATATGAACTCCTGGGAGAGTTTTTCCAGTTTTACAGctcttttaattttaaagacaatGTTATTTCACCATTCCTAGGTCAATCTGTGCGCCGTGAACTATTTAAAGATATAGAAAATACTCCTAATGATTTTGAGGTGTAcaagaaaaatgtttataataaaCAAGTTGCTCTGTTGAAAATAGATACAATGATATGTGTTCAGGACCCATTTGAGCACAATAGAAACTGTACCTCAGCTATATCATCAAAATTAGCAGAAACCATACAATTGCACATAGAGTTTGCTTCAAACATATTTCATGAGAATAAAAGCAAAGAATTTCTTAGAGATATTTTGACAAAGAAACCAATAATATCcataaacaaaaagaaaaagaaaaataaagcttCTAAAAATGAAGCACCACCTATTTGGGTCATTGGGTCCAACAATGAAAATCATAAAAGCATATCGTCACCCACCAACATGGAGGTTCCTGACGTGGAAACATGTGCAGGCACATCAAATGTTGATGATGACATAATTAACCATTCAGATGAGATTAATTCAGAAACAAATAATACTCCTGATTCCAATATAGAGCCTGCAGTTGTTGTCCCCTCAAATAGTAAAAGAAGCTTAAATACAAGCTTGACAAACTTATACATGCTAATTAAAAAGCAGAAAAAGAAATAG
- the LOC135077948 gene encoding terminal uridylyltransferase Tailor-like isoform X2, protein MGSGNYHCIDYLNLYIESNNIVILLICVLDSVVSPNELDFVGDFDSQVNHVLQTIRLTRQEVDDFRRLFIDLERCLQRIWLGCKVMPFGSVVTGLGIKSSDVDCYVFIPEEHNNYEQDQADLVLSAKKVLRRQPLVFHQPFAITNAKVPIVKFCHVPTRRNCDVSFKSPAGVRNSKLIAFLLHLDERAQPLAILIKYWANIHGLTGTNRMSNYALTMLVLFYLQEKKIIPAVVKLQSPNNSFYVEGWNTDFKEKYIHQTENNQVLYELLGEFFQFYSSFNFKDNVISPFLGQSVRRELFKDIENTPNDFEVYKKNVYNKQVALLKIDTMICVQDPFEHNRNCTSAISSKLAETIQLHIEFASNIFHENKSKEFLRDILTKKPIISINKKKKKNKASKNEAPPIWVIGSNNENHKSISSPTNMEVPDVETCAGTSNVDDDIINHSDEINSETNNTPDSNIEPAVVVPSNSKRSLNTSLTNLYMLIKKQKKK, encoded by the exons ATGGGGTCAGGTAATTATCATTGCATTGATTACTTAAATTTGTACATAGAGagcaataatattgtaattttattaatatgtgttTTAGATTCAGTGGTGAGTCCAAATGAACTAGATTTTGTTGGGGATTTTGATTCCCAAGTAAATCATGTCTTACAAACGATAAGACTAACAAGACAAGAAGTTGACGACTTTAGGAGACTGTTTATTGACCTGGAAAGATGTCTACAGAGAATTTGGCTAG GTTGTAAAGTTATGCCATTTGGTTCAGTTGTGACTGGTCTAGGAATCAAATCAAGTGATGTAGATTGCTATGTTTTCATACCAGAGGAGCATAATAATTATGAGCAGGACCAAGCAGATCTTGTGCTGTCGGCCAAGAAAGTTCTTAGAAGACAGCCATTGGTGTTCCATCAGCCATTTGCAATCACAAATGCGAAAGTTCCAATAGTGAAGTTTTGTCACGTGCCAACTCGCCGCAACTGCGATGTCAGTTTTAAAAGCCCTGCTGGTGTGAGGAATAGCAAGCTAATAGCATTCTTGCTGCACTTAGATGAAAGAGCACAGCCGTTAGCAATATTAATCAAGTACTGGGCGAATATCCATGGCTTAACAGGAACAAACCGAATGTCAAATTATGCCTTGACAATGTTAGTGCTTTTCTACTTGCAAGAGAAAAAGATTATACCTGCTGTTGTAAAACTGCAGAGTCCCAACAATTCATTTTACGTTGAAGGCTGGAATActgattttaaagaaaaatatattcaCCAAACTGAAAACAATCAGGTTCTATATGAACTCCTGGGAGAGTTTTTCCAGTTTTACAGctcttttaattttaaagacaatGTTATTTCACCATTCCTAGGTCAATCTGTGCGCCGTGAACTATTTAAAGATATAGAAAATACTCCTAATGATTTTGAGGTGTAcaagaaaaatgtttataataaaCAAGTTGCTCTGTTGAAAATAGATACAATGATATGTGTTCAGGACCCATTTGAGCACAATAGAAACTGTACCTCAGCTATATCATCAAAATTAGCAGAAACCATACAATTGCACATAGAGTTTGCTTCAAACATATTTCATGAGAATAAAAGCAAAGAATTTCTTAGAGATATTTTGACAAAGAAACCAATAATATCcataaacaaaaagaaaaagaaaaataaagcttCTAAAAATGAAGCACCACCTATTTGGGTCATTGGGTCCAACAATGAAAATCATAAAAGCATATCGTCACCCACCAACATGGAGGTTCCTGACGTGGAAACATGTGCAGGCACATCAAATGTTGATGATGACATAATTAACCATTCAGATGAGATTAATTCAGAAACAAATAATACTCCTGATTCCAATATAGAGCCTGCAGTTGTTGTCCCCTCAAATAGTAAAAGAAGCTTAAATACAAGCTTGACAAACTTATACATGCTAATTAAAAAGCAGAAAAAGAAATAG
- the LOC135078283 gene encoding uncharacterized protein LOC135078283 has protein sequence MEASGGEPSDPRSARKVESPSFAPTPLGPKVAPSAPKPFPSKSNSQSPIKVAQTSSNINTASDQSVRPQSVSPASSIRAVSSNSSGSPGSSPPPGQSSTPVGTVASESKPAAPVQAPQSVSPTTPNATVSPNSPNAPGSSTKLDKPSLPVGAVASEPTPVTPPVQTPKAVSPTTSNPTASSSSSSSHAPSPTLPPGGSGSASSGSKPSTPSKTVAPVVTASPKRKPTTSGKALQSVGPASSPSRNPTPGPAKQPPRNSGPNGRGNEGSPRHNPRRYRSNGDRESAIEDPKRVLVTGYPQYALAPDLLRVFAKFGNVKVDRINNKVAILSYPTAEEAKQALQESKRVNVYGEFLTVRPYTDQRYTDLNYRPMINKFDFPRTKQKSMPYDPKQLDFSGDFDRQLEGLLAAVRLSKDAVNKLSTLYTDVERALQPTWPGCVAIPFGSITTGLGVRTSDADCFVHIPAQFRNPQINFVQRAKRILQMYPDVFSEILSIPRANTPIVKFFHVPTETNCDLTFKTPLGAQNSKLVAFLLHADPRLIPMAVVIKYWAKVHEFSGTGKLTNYALTMLMVFYLQQPPRALLPPARWLQRDPQRDRLVDGWNTGFDDSQVRIYLTNYATMLMLFYRQQPPRAGCSGTLSGTAWWTAGTPASTTRRCVYTSAARWLQRDPQRDRLVDGWNTGFDDSQVRIYLTNYATMLMLFYRQQPPRAGCSGTLSGTAWWTAGTPASTTRSSRRALAAAGPSAGPPGGRLEHRLRRLAGAYIPDELRDDADAVLPAAAAARWLQRDPQRDRLVDGWNTGFDDSQDSLPPSTNTATIAELIGGFFEFYSMFNFEEMIVCPYLGTAVNKKAFEPAGVAPDEFAIYRANVLAGRALPLRASTSFCVQDPFEQSHNVASAVSPRLAAEIKAYLKFAANAYEKDKATGCTNFLRELLLERPKFARVKSNPEYRVNLFPRIIVTIIDPDWKPIVRDCVFVIFEKMLRIKLGKVEEKVNLDTKKVKEKYMGSITKPVWKRKQLSRLYSMIDMSFEEKQTEITDEILRLEKQHIFSMQFQLTITFSAEPASAVLGVRLAAGDANAFRDFGKFFISMMQGWFLCALRPYARPPDRDTAAKIADTVAMLEAGDLPEDSDEEYFPRALLPTRATLASRAQPAPPDAV, from the exons ATGGAAGCTTCAGGAGGAGAACCATCAGACCCAAGATCCGCCCGCAAAGTCGAATCACCCTCCTTTGCTCCGACGCCATTGGGACCGAAGGTCGCTCCCTCCGCCCCTAAGCCTTTCCCTTCAAAATCTAACTCTCAGTCGCCAATTAAAGTCGCTCAAACTTCTTCCAACATAAATACTGCTTCGGACCAGTCTGTCAGACCCCAGTCAGTCAGTCCGGCGAGTTCTATTCGTGCTGTATCATCTAACTCGTCAGGTTCCCCTGGTTCGTCGCCTCCTCCAGGGCAGTCTTCTACACCAGTTGGTACTGTGGCTTCAGAGTCTAAACCCGCTGCGCCTGTCCAGGCACCCCAATCGGTCAGTCCCACGACTCCTAATGCGACTGTGTCACCAAACTCGCCAAATGCCCCAGGTTCATCGACCAAACTAGACAAGCCTTCTCTCCCAGTTGGTGCTGTGGCTTCTGAACCTACCCCCGTTACGCCGCCTGTCCAGACACCCAAGGCGGTTAGTCCCACGACTTCTAACCCGACCGCATCATCAAGCTCGTCGAGTTCCCATGCTCCATCGCCTACTTTGCCACCTGGTGGGTCAGGTTCGGCGTCTTCAGGGTCGAAACCGAGCACACCTAGCAAGACAGTTGCGCCGGTTGTGACCGCGTCTCCTAAACGTAAACCCACGACATCCGGGAAAGCACTGCAGTCGGTTGGTCCCGCATCATCTCCTAGCCGCAACCCTACTCCTGGCCCGGCCAAACAGCCTCCCAGGAATTCAGGGCCGAATGGCCGTGGAAATGAGGGCTCCCCTCGACACAACCCGCGCAGGTATCGCTCCAACGGCGATCGTGAGTCTGCTATCGAAGACCCGAAAAGAGTACTGGTTACCG GCTACCCACAGTACGCGCTGGCTCCAGACCTACTGCGAGTGTTCGCCAAGTTCGGGAACGTTAAAGTGGACAGGATCAACAACAAGGTCGCGATTCTGTCCTACCCCACCGCGGAGGAGGCCAAGCAGGCCCTACAG GAATCGAAGAGAGTGAACGTCTACGGCGAGTTTCTGACGGTGCGGCCCTACACCGACCAGCGCTATACGGACCTCAACTACCGCCCGATGATCAACAAGTTTGACTTCCCACGGACCAAGCAGAAAT CTATGCCGTACGACCCGAAGCAGCTAGACTTCAGCGGGGACTTCGACAGACAGCTGGAGGGACTATTAGCTGCCGTGCGACTGTCAAAGGACGCCGTCAACAAGCTCTCTACGCTCTACACAGATGTGGAGCGCGCGCTACAGCCCACATGGCCGG GTTGTGTGGCCATCCCTTTCGGCTCCATCACGACCGGCCTCGGCGTGCGCACAAGCGATGCCGACTGCTTCGTGCACATTCCCGCGCAGTTCCGCAACCCGCAGATCAATTTCGTGCAGCGAGCTAAGCGCATCCTACAAATGTATCCCGATGTGTTTTCCGAGATACTGTCCATCCCTCGGGCCAACACCCCGATCGTGAAGTTCTTCCACGTGCCGACGGAGACCAACTGCGACTTGACGTTCAAGACGCCGCTGGGCGCGCAGAACAGCAAGCTGGTGGCGTTCCTGCTGCACGCCGATCCTCGGCTCATTCCCATGGCCGTCGTCATCAAGTACTGGGCCAAG GTCCACGAGTTCTCCGGCACGGGCAAGCTGACGAACTACGCACTGACGATGCTGATGGTGTTCTACCTGCAGCAGCCGCCGCGCGCGCTGCTCCCGCCCGCGCGCTGGCTGCAGCGGGACCCTCAGCGGGACCGCCTGGTGGACGGCTGGAACACCGGCTTCGACGACTCGCAGGTGCGTATATACCTGACGAACTACGCGACGATGCTGATGCTGTTCTACCGGCAGCAGCCGCCGCGCGCTGGCTGCAGCGGGACCCTCAGCGGGACCGCCTGGTGGACGGCTGGAACACCGGCTTCGACGACTCGCAGGTGCGTATATACCT CCGCCGCGCGCTGGCTGCAGCGGGACCCTCAGCGGGACCGCCTGGTGGACGGCTGGAACACCGGCTTCGACGACTCGCAGGTGCGTATATACCTGACGAACTACGCGACGATGCTGATGCTGTTCTACCGGCAGCAGCCGCCGCGCGCTGGCTGCAGCGGGACCCTCAGCGGGACCGCCTGGTGGACGGCTGGAACACCGGCTTCGACGACTCGCAG CAGCCGCCGCGCGCTGGCTGCAGCGGGACCCTCAGCGGGACCGCCTGGTGGACGGCTGGAACACCGGCTTCGACGACTCGCAGGTGCGTATATACCTGACGAACTACGCGACGATGCTGATGCTGTTCTACCGGCAGCAGCCGCCGCGCGCTGGCTGCAGCGGGACCCTCAGCGGGACCGCCTGGTGGACGGCTGGAACACCGGCTTCGACGACTCGCAG gACTCCCTACCGCCGAGCACGAACACGGCAACGATAGCTGAGTTAATCGGCGGGTTCTTCGAGTTCTACTCCATGTTCAACTTCGAGGAGATGATCGTGTGCCCATACCTGGGCACGGCCGTCAACAAGAAGGCCTTCGAGCCCGCCGGCGTCGCGCCTGACGAATTCGCGATATACAGGGCTAATGTTCTCGCAGGACGGGCGTTGCCTCTGAGAGCCTCAACATCCTTCTGCGTTCAGGATCCGTTCGAGCAGAGCCACAATGTAGCCTCGGCCGTCAGCCCGCGGCTCGCTGCCGAAATCAAAGCCTACCTGAAGTTCGCCGCCAACGCCTACGAGAAAGATAAAGCCACCGGCTGCACAAATTTCCTACGGGAGCTGCTCCTCGAGCGACCTAAATTCGCGCGCGTCAAGTCCAACCCGGAGTACCGAGTCAACCTTTTCCCGCGCATCATCGTCACGATTATCGATCCCGACTGGAAGCCGATAGTACGGGATTGCGTGTTCGTCATCTTCGAGAAGATGCTTCGGATCAAACTCGGCAAGGTTGAGGAGAAGGTGAACCTGGATACCAAGAAAGTTAAGGAAAAGTATATGGGGTCGATCACGAAGCCGGTGTGGAAGCGCAAGCAGCTGTCGCGGCTCTACAGCATGATCGACATGTCTTTTGAGGAAAAGCAGACAGAGATCACAGACGAGATTTTAAGATTAGAGAAACAG CACATATTCAGCATGCAGTTCCAGCTGACGATCACGTTCAGCGCCGAGCCGGCCAGCGCCGTGCTGGGCGTGCGGCTGGCCGCCGGCGACGCCAACGCCTTCCGCGACTTCGGCAAGTTCTTCATCTCCATGATGCAGGGCTGGTTCCTCTG CGCGCTGCGGCCGTACGCGCGGCCGCCGGACCGCGACACGGCGGCCAAGATCGCCGACACTGTTGCCATGCTGGAAGCCGGCGACCTGCCCGAGGACTCCGACGAGGAGTATTTCCCGCGCGCGCTGCTTCCCACGCGCGCCACGCTCGCCTCGCGCGCCCAGCCTGCCCCACCTGACGCCGTCTGA